Proteins from a single region of Salinigranum halophilum:
- a CDS encoding glycosyltransferase family 87 protein, with protein MFVAVVGWLTALLLLAGAGLEVARATDVPFRESHERSPSLLQRLGAHAMDWPRFVVAALGLAVVLLLHPFVDGVLRFAGVAAPFGFWDFGAYTGALDRWRAGESLYVRNEEGGYSGTYLYPPVFLLVVWPFTQLPFDTGAAAWEVCSVLFFWGSLQLLVRQFGYSLRLWERALLLWALVGFHPLLFSVKQGQISAFLGGLVTLSLVGLLSAERPRSTPGYVSGACTGLVGVVKLVYAPIGAHLLTDRRRFLGALGAGVTLFGLSLAVFGVEPHVDYLDVLQWGKSGQVRSPLLWMAPYYRPLYALAPVSLLLRIVGSLVVVGLALAAASTDADRVVFALGVATMPLLAPQAYSYYLTALVPAVVVMLQVEFAVDGRPWLPLLAVFLLHSHSFGLRLAVEYLPPVVPFRSAAVPGLDATVADVVVSGFQPGVWGALLLGVLAAKRVVDASVHPLASRDRVR; from the coding sequence ATGTTCGTCGCGGTCGTCGGCTGGCTCACCGCGCTCCTCCTGCTCGCCGGAGCCGGGCTCGAGGTCGCACGAGCGACCGACGTCCCGTTCCGGGAGTCCCACGAGCGGAGTCCGTCGCTCCTCCAGCGACTCGGTGCCCACGCGATGGACTGGCCGCGCTTCGTGGTGGCTGCGCTCGGACTCGCGGTCGTCTTGCTTCTCCACCCCTTCGTCGACGGGGTGTTACGGTTCGCCGGCGTCGCCGCCCCGTTCGGGTTCTGGGACTTCGGCGCGTACACCGGGGCGCTCGACAGGTGGCGGGCCGGTGAGTCGCTCTACGTCCGGAACGAGGAGGGTGGCTACAGCGGCACGTATCTGTACCCACCCGTCTTCCTCCTCGTCGTCTGGCCGTTCACCCAGCTCCCGTTCGACACCGGGGCGGCCGCGTGGGAGGTCTGTTCGGTACTGTTCTTCTGGGGGAGCCTCCAGCTCCTGGTCCGCCAGTTCGGCTACAGTCTCCGCCTCTGGGAACGCGCCCTCCTCCTGTGGGCGCTCGTGGGCTTTCACCCGCTGTTGTTCTCGGTGAAACAGGGGCAAATCTCGGCGTTTCTGGGCGGCCTCGTTACACTCTCGCTCGTCGGCTTGCTCTCCGCGGAACGACCCAGGAGTACTCCCGGCTACGTGAGCGGCGCGTGTACGGGCCTCGTCGGCGTCGTCAAGCTCGTCTACGCCCCCATCGGCGCGCATCTCCTAACCGACCGACGTCGCTTCCTCGGTGCACTCGGCGCTGGCGTCACTCTGTTCGGTCTCTCCCTCGCGGTGTTCGGAGTTGAGCCGCACGTCGACTACCTCGACGTCCTCCAGTGGGGCAAATCCGGCCAGGTCCGGAGCCCGCTGCTGTGGATGGCACCGTACTACAGGCCGCTCTACGCGCTCGCGCCGGTCTCGCTTCTCCTCCGAATCGTCGGGAGTCTCGTCGTCGTGGGGCTCGCGCTCGCGGCCGCATCCACAGATGCGGACCGTGTGGTCTTCGCACTCGGGGTCGCGACGATGCCGTTGCTCGCTCCACAGGCGTACAGCTACTACCTGACGGCGCTCGTCCCCGCCGTCGTGGTGATGCTCCAGGTCGAGTTCGCGGTGGACGGACGACCGTGGCTCCCACTCCTCGCGGTGTTTCTCCTCCACAGCCACTCGTTCGGCCTCAGACTGGCCGTCGAGTATCTCCCTCCCGTCGTGCCGTTCCGGTCGGCTGCTGTACCCGGCCTCGATGCAACGGTGGCCGACGTCGTCGTCTCGGGCTTCCAGCCGGGGGTGTGGGGCGCACTCCTGCTCGGAGTACTCGCCGCAAAGCGCGTCGTCGACGCGTCTGTACACCCGCTCGCGTCACGCGACCGGGTGCGATAG
- a CDS encoding aminotransferase family protein, giving the protein MATDDQETIETADGLNDVERMDKEYVFGTWSYQSEVSPTEIAGGDGVYFTDARGNRRLDFSAQLMCSNLGHSADRVADAMAEQARTGAYFAPSLTTENRAQLGKLLAEVTPGNLSKTFFSTSGTEAVEAAIKIARLVTGKHKIMSRYRSYHGATYGSISVTGDPRRLMAEPGLPGMIKAPDPYAYGSTLDPMESLEYIDEMLMLEGDTVAAVLVEPVVGSNGILVPPKEYLPRLKEIAHDHGALLICDEVMAGFGRCGEWFGSDVFDVTPDIMTMAKGLTGAYAPLGATVVTDEIAAHFEDNMFCHGHTYAGHPVAVAAGRAAVETYIDDDLIPHAREMGEYLGAELEKVAADHPSVGEVRGVGLFRGVELTRKEGERVPFGERKDKISMGKTVVDEVSGHAWSNGMHLANMINTLIIAPPVVIDEDEVDEAVAILDEALRVSDDAMEH; this is encoded by the coding sequence ATGGCCACCGACGACCAAGAGACCATAGAGACAGCCGACGGACTGAACGACGTCGAACGGATGGACAAAGAGTACGTCTTCGGGACGTGGTCGTACCAGAGCGAAGTGAGCCCGACCGAGATTGCGGGTGGGGACGGCGTCTACTTCACCGACGCGCGCGGCAACCGCCGCCTCGACTTCTCGGCGCAGTTGATGTGCTCGAACCTCGGTCACTCGGCCGACCGCGTCGCGGACGCGATGGCCGAGCAGGCGCGGACGGGCGCGTACTTCGCCCCGTCGCTCACGACGGAGAACCGCGCGCAGTTGGGCAAACTGCTCGCCGAGGTCACGCCGGGGAACCTCTCGAAGACGTTCTTCTCCACCTCGGGGACCGAAGCCGTCGAGGCCGCGATCAAGATCGCCCGACTCGTCACGGGGAAGCACAAGATCATGTCGCGGTACCGCTCGTACCACGGCGCGACCTACGGCTCGATCTCCGTCACCGGTGACCCCCGACGGCTGATGGCCGAACCCGGCCTCCCGGGGATGATCAAAGCGCCCGACCCGTACGCGTACGGGTCCACGCTGGACCCGATGGAGAGCCTCGAGTACATCGACGAGATGCTCATGCTCGAGGGCGACACCGTCGCCGCGGTGCTGGTCGAACCCGTCGTCGGCTCGAACGGCATCCTCGTGCCCCCGAAGGAGTACCTCCCCCGCCTGAAAGAGATCGCCCACGACCACGGCGCACTCCTCATCTGTGACGAGGTGATGGCCGGCTTCGGGCGGTGTGGCGAGTGGTTCGGCTCCGACGTCTTCGACGTCACGCCCGACATCATGACGATGGCGAAGGGGCTGACGGGCGCGTACGCGCCGCTCGGCGCGACGGTCGTCACCGACGAGATCGCCGCGCACTTCGAGGACAACATGTTCTGTCACGGCCACACCTACGCCGGCCACCCGGTGGCTGTCGCGGCCGGTCGCGCGGCGGTCGAGACGTACATCGACGACGACCTCATCCCGCACGCCCGCGAAATGGGCGAGTATCTGGGTGCGGAACTGGAGAAGGTCGCGGCCGACCACCCGAGCGTCGGCGAGGTGAGAGGTGTCGGCCTGTTCAGAGGCGTGGAACTCACGAGAAAGGAGGGCGAGCGGGTCCCCTTCGGCGAGCGCAAAGACAAGATTTCGATGGGGAAGACGGTCGTCGACGAAGTGTCGGGTCACGCCTGGTCGAACGGCATGCACCTCGCGAACATGATAAACACGCTCATCATCGCACCGCCAGTCGTCATCGACGAGGACGAAGTCGACGAGGCGGTCGCCATCCTCGACGAGGCGCTGCGCGTGTCGGACGACGCGATGGAGCACTAA
- a CDS encoding 5-oxoprolinase subunit C family protein has translation MIHVLDGGLSTTVQDDGRFGHYHIGMPPSGAMDQYSHAVANYLVGNDTGHATLEMTYKGCDLRFEEDTVIALAGATMAGELAGEPVPMWESVDVSAGDELSMQFATEGARTYLAVAGGVDVAPVMGSRSTYTLVGIGGHEGRPLEEGDTLAVGDADTGGLAGRRAPRNAIPSYDDSEPIRVVLGLCDYRLTDESREELCSEPWTVDADADRVGYRLNGVDIEFEPREQPFGAGTDPSNVVDLGYPVGSIQVSTLPIVLMRDAVTGGGYATVGTVVSSDRNLLGQRRTHEEVYFESVTVDEALDARQEEQALLEEVRESFA, from the coding sequence ATGATTCACGTCCTCGACGGCGGGCTCTCGACGACGGTCCAAGACGACGGACGCTTCGGCCACTACCACATCGGGATGCCACCCTCGGGCGCGATGGACCAGTACTCACACGCGGTGGCGAACTACCTCGTCGGCAACGACACCGGACACGCCACGCTGGAGATGACCTACAAGGGGTGTGACCTCCGCTTCGAGGAGGACACCGTCATCGCGCTCGCGGGGGCGACGATGGCCGGCGAACTCGCGGGGGAACCGGTTCCGATGTGGGAGTCGGTCGACGTCTCGGCCGGCGACGAACTCTCGATGCAGTTCGCGACCGAGGGCGCGCGGACGTACCTCGCCGTCGCCGGCGGCGTCGACGTCGCGCCCGTGATGGGGAGTCGGTCGACGTACACGCTGGTCGGCATCGGCGGCCACGAGGGGCGGCCGCTGGAAGAAGGCGACACCCTCGCAGTCGGTGATGCCGACACTGGCGGGTTGGCCGGGCGACGAGCCCCGAGGAACGCCATCCCTTCGTACGACGACAGTGAACCGATTCGCGTCGTCCTCGGGCTGTGTGACTACCGGCTCACCGACGAGAGTCGGGAGGAACTCTGCAGCGAACCGTGGACGGTCGACGCCGATGCCGACCGCGTCGGCTACCGACTCAACGGCGTCGACATCGAGTTCGAACCGCGTGAACAGCCGTTCGGTGCCGGCACCGATCCCTCGAACGTAGTCGACCTGGGCTACCCCGTCGGCTCCATCCAGGTGTCGACGCTCCCGATTGTCCTGATGCGCGACGCTGTCACCGGCGGCGGCTACGCGACGGTCGGCACCGTGGTGAGTTCCGACCGGAACCTCCTCGGCCAGCGTCGGACGCACGAGGAGGTCTACTTCGAGTCCGTCACGGTCGACGAGGCGCTCGACGCTCGCCAGGAAGAACAGGCCCTCCTCGAGGAGGTCCGGGAGTCGTTCGCGTGA
- a CDS encoding acetyl-CoA carboxylase biotin carboxylase subunit, with protein sequence MFERVLVANRGEIAIRVINACHELGIEAVAVYSDADETAKHVRHADHAAHVGGSMASKSYLDMDALIEAAHETDADAVHPGYGFLAENAAFARRVVDEGLTWVGPAADVMEQLGEKTKSRKVMQAAGVPIVPGTTDPVTEASEVEAFAEEHGYPIAIKADGGGGGRGLKVVTEEDSIPDALQAAKREGEAYFDNPDVYVEKFLENPRHIEVQVIADSHGNVRHLYERDCSLQRRQQKVLEETPSPSLTPELREELCESARHGMAEADYTNAGTVEFLYEDGQFYFLEVNTRIQVEHPLSEITTGIDLVAWQLRVAAGEEFDFSQESVEPRGAAMEFRINAEDAANDFAPRPGELARYRPPRGIGVRVDDGVDEGDKISPFYDSLVGKFIVHAEDRESVVRRAKRALREADIEGVPTTIPFHQTMLDDERFQANEHTTKFIDEEFDLSTVPEWEA encoded by the coding sequence ATGTTCGAGCGCGTCCTCGTTGCCAACCGAGGAGAGATCGCCATCCGTGTCATCAACGCGTGCCACGAGTTGGGTATCGAAGCCGTCGCGGTGTACAGCGACGCCGACGAGACGGCGAAACACGTCAGACACGCCGACCACGCGGCCCACGTCGGCGGGTCGATGGCGTCGAAGAGCTACCTCGATATGGACGCGCTCATCGAGGCCGCACACGAGACCGACGCCGACGCGGTCCACCCCGGCTACGGCTTCCTCGCCGAGAACGCCGCCTTCGCCCGGCGAGTCGTCGACGAGGGCCTCACGTGGGTCGGTCCTGCCGCGGACGTCATGGAGCAACTGGGCGAGAAGACGAAGTCACGCAAGGTGATGCAGGCCGCCGGCGTCCCTATCGTTCCTGGGACAACGGACCCCGTGACCGAGGCTTCGGAAGTCGAAGCGTTCGCCGAGGAGCACGGGTACCCCATCGCCATCAAGGCCGACGGGGGTGGGGGCGGTCGGGGCCTGAAGGTCGTCACCGAGGAGGACTCGATTCCCGACGCGCTTCAGGCGGCCAAACGGGAGGGTGAGGCGTACTTCGACAACCCCGACGTCTACGTCGAGAAGTTCCTCGAGAACCCTCGTCACATCGAGGTGCAGGTCATCGCCGATTCTCACGGGAACGTCCGCCACCTGTACGAGCGCGACTGCTCCCTCCAGCGACGGCAGCAGAAAGTTCTGGAAGAGACGCCCTCGCCCTCGCTCACGCCCGAACTGCGGGAGGAACTCTGTGAGTCCGCGAGACACGGGATGGCAGAAGCCGACTACACCAACGCCGGGACGGTGGAGTTCCTGTACGAAGACGGCCAGTTCTACTTCCTCGAGGTCAACACCAGAATCCAGGTCGAACATCCCCTCTCGGAGATCACGACTGGTATCGACCTCGTGGCGTGGCAACTGCGTGTGGCTGCCGGGGAGGAGTTCGATTTCTCTCAGGAGAGCGTCGAGCCCCGCGGTGCGGCGATGGAGTTCCGTATCAACGCCGAGGACGCCGCCAACGACTTCGCTCCGCGACCCGGGGAGCTAGCGCGGTACCGTCCCCCGAGAGGAATCGGCGTCCGCGTCGACGACGGCGTCGACGAAGGGGACAAGATATCTCCCTTCTACGACTCGCTCGTCGGGAAGTTCATCGTGCACGCCGAGGACCGCGAGTCGGTCGTCCGCCGGGCGAAGCGCGCCCTCCGCGAGGCCGACATCGAGGGCGTCCCGACCACGATTCCGTTCCACCAGACGATGCTCGACGACGAGCGCTTCCAGGCGAACGAGCACACGACGAAGTTCATCGACGAGGAGTTCGACCTCTCGACGGTGCCCGAGTGGGAGGCCTAG
- a CDS encoding LamB/YcsF family protein: MARIDINCDMGESFGNYTMGRDGEVMPYITSANIAGGFHAGDPHVMSETVELAADHGVGIGVHPGLPDMMGFGRRTMDATPAEVRDYVVYQLGALDAFARRHGTRVQHVKPHGAMYSMLSQSEEHARAVMEGILEVDPELIYLATDMHIYEVAQEFDDLRAVFEGYVDILYREDRSLIVEKQMDPKPPEEVVERFVSIATEGEVETASGETIEVPAESICIHGDGPNAVELLEAVHDAVDEYGIELVGLDELV, encoded by the coding sequence ATGGCGCGAATCGACATCAACTGCGATATGGGCGAGAGCTTCGGGAACTACACGATGGGTCGAGACGGCGAGGTGATGCCGTACATCACCTCGGCGAACATCGCGGGCGGCTTTCACGCCGGCGACCCGCACGTGATGAGTGAGACGGTCGAACTCGCGGCCGACCACGGCGTCGGTATCGGCGTCCACCCCGGCCTGCCGGACATGATGGGATTCGGGCGGCGGACGATGGACGCGACGCCCGCGGAAGTCCGCGACTACGTCGTCTACCAGCTGGGTGCGCTCGACGCCTTCGCCCGCCGACACGGGACGCGCGTCCAGCACGTCAAGCCGCACGGGGCGATGTACTCGATGCTCTCACAGAGCGAAGAGCACGCGCGGGCGGTGATGGAGGGAATCCTCGAAGTCGACCCTGAACTCATCTACCTCGCGACGGACATGCACATCTACGAGGTGGCACAGGAGTTCGACGACCTCAGAGCCGTCTTCGAGGGGTACGTCGACATCCTCTACCGCGAAGACCGCAGCCTCATCGTCGAGAAGCAGATGGACCCAAAGCCCCCCGAGGAGGTGGTCGAGCGGTTCGTCTCTATCGCCACCGAGGGCGAGGTCGAGACGGCCTCCGGCGAGACCATCGAGGTCCCGGCCGAGAGCATCTGTATCCACGGCGACGGGCCGAACGCCGTCGAGTTGTTGGAGGCGGTCCACGACGCGGTCGACGAGTACGGTATCGAACTCGTCGGCCTCGACGAACTGGTCTAG
- a CDS encoding acetyl-CoA carboxylase: MTTFTIEAPMPGVFYRSPDPEDPPFVEVGDAVSAGDVVALVGVMKNFYDVTSEKDGVVTEVHADNESEIEAGADLITLEVDD, from the coding sequence ATGACGACATTCACCATCGAAGCCCCGATGCCGGGCGTGTTCTACCGTAGCCCAGACCCAGAAGACCCGCCGTTCGTCGAGGTGGGTGACGCCGTCTCCGCCGGCGACGTCGTCGCCCTGGTCGGCGTGATGAAGAACTTCTACGACGTCACGAGCGAGAAGGACGGCGTCGTCACCGAGGTCCACGCCGACAACGAGTCCGAAATCGAGGCGGGTGCCGACCTCATCACGCTCGAAGTCGACGACTGA
- a CDS encoding aspartate aminotransferase family protein: MTAGPPIEDVHFADAPQMNTSIPGPKSKKLLERQREVDTSAVSYPRSVPIALDEGRGATLRDVDGNVFLDFFAGIGVLNVGHSNPHVLDAVNAQTEKLVHTIDFPTEARIEFIERLNDIAPSGLKDHNKVVFGGPSGSDAIEGSIKLAKHNTGRNAMMAFEGSYHGGTAGALTLTGGRKYKQGYDPLLPDVRHVPYPYPLRERGNADTENARAVCPAPNCCGDLSCGRALERVQAAVEDPYAGQEKPAAIWVEPIQGEGGVVVPPAGFLQGLRDIADDNDVMLIFDEIQSGFGRTGEWWAAEWHGVAPDAMTMAKGIGGAGLPLGAMMYHEDYDTWGPGGHIGTFRGNIPAMRGGIAAIDYIESHGLLDHAVELGEYIRGRLREADNDHLAEVRGQGCFIGAEFVDGEGKPSKEAKGMVKDIQTYCYERGVLVWTAGRQGTVLRLLPSLVMTHEQAERGLDIIVEAIEAQVD; this comes from the coding sequence ATGACTGCAGGACCACCGATCGAAGACGTGCACTTCGCGGACGCGCCACAGATGAACACCTCGATTCCGGGACCGAAGTCGAAGAAGTTGCTGGAGCGACAGCGCGAGGTCGATACGAGTGCGGTGTCCTACCCACGAAGTGTCCCCATCGCCCTCGACGAGGGGCGCGGGGCGACGCTCCGCGACGTCGACGGGAACGTCTTCCTCGACTTCTTCGCCGGAATCGGCGTCCTCAACGTGGGTCACTCGAACCCGCACGTCCTCGACGCCGTGAACGCCCAGACCGAGAAACTCGTCCACACCATCGACTTTCCGACGGAGGCGCGAATCGAGTTCATCGAGCGGCTGAACGACATCGCCCCGAGCGGGCTGAAGGACCACAACAAGGTCGTCTTCGGCGGGCCGAGCGGCTCGGACGCCATCGAGGGCTCTATCAAACTCGCCAAGCACAACACGGGGCGGAACGCCATGATGGCGTTCGAGGGGTCGTACCACGGCGGCACCGCCGGCGCGCTGACACTCACCGGCGGCCGAAAGTACAAACAGGGGTACGACCCACTCCTGCCCGACGTCCGGCACGTCCCTTACCCGTACCCGTTGCGCGAGCGGGGTAACGCCGACACGGAGAACGCGCGGGCGGTCTGTCCGGCCCCGAACTGCTGTGGCGACCTCTCTTGCGGCCGAGCGCTCGAACGCGTCCAGGCGGCCGTCGAGGACCCGTACGCCGGCCAGGAGAAACCGGCGGCCATCTGGGTCGAGCCCATCCAGGGCGAGGGCGGCGTCGTCGTCCCGCCGGCGGGGTTCTTACAGGGGCTGCGCGACATCGCCGACGACAACGACGTGATGCTCATCTTCGACGAGATTCAGTCCGGCTTCGGCCGGACGGGCGAGTGGTGGGCCGCGGAGTGGCACGGCGTCGCTCCCGACGCGATGACGATGGCGAAGGGCATCGGCGGTGCCGGCCTCCCGCTCGGCGCGATGATGTACCACGAGGACTACGACACCTGGGGTCCCGGCGGACACATCGGGACGTTCAGAGGGAACATCCCCGCGATGCGCGGCGGCATCGCCGCCATCGACTACATCGAGTCGCACGGGCTCCTCGACCACGCCGTCGAACTGGGTGAGTACATCCGCGGACGCCTCAGAGAGGCCGACAACGACCACCTCGCCGAGGTTCGCGGCCAGGGCTGTTTCATCGGCGCGGAGTTCGTCGACGGCGAAGGGAAGCCCTCGAAGGAGGCCAAGGGGATGGTCAAGGACATCCAGACGTACTGTTACGAGCGCGGCGTCCTCGTGTGGACCGCCGGCCGACAGGGGACGGTGCTCAGGCTCCTCCCGTCGCTCGTCATGACCCACGAACAGGCCGAACGCGGCCTCGACATCATCGTCGAGGCCATCGAGGCGCAGGTCGACTGA
- a CDS encoding 5-oxoprolinase subunit B family protein, whose protein sequence is MSAERITPTELPEPRYEHGADDYVFVELSEEMSFDANFQAMAITQQIRERDIPGVDEICPANASYLLHFDPDEIAPTALVDELKQIAAETDLSEYEWDTRVIDVPVLYQDEWTHETLMRFRDNHQDPDATDLEYSARINGYETAQDFIDAHAGAPHMVTMVGFVPGLPWCFQMVPESRQIEVPKYVQPRTDTPSRAVGFGGAFTAIYPVQGAGGYQLYGRTPVEVLDVDQELADFEESMVLPNPGDILNFRQIDREEYDAIREGVEDGSYRYTMEEVAFSPEEFFADPDGYNERLVEVLY, encoded by the coding sequence ATGTCCGCAGAACGCATCACACCGACGGAACTCCCCGAACCACGGTACGAACACGGCGCGGACGACTACGTGTTCGTCGAACTCTCCGAAGAGATGAGCTTCGACGCCAACTTCCAGGCGATGGCCATCACCCAGCAGATTCGCGAGCGCGACATCCCGGGCGTCGACGAGATTTGCCCGGCCAACGCCTCGTACCTCTTGCACTTCGACCCCGACGAGATTGCTCCGACAGCCCTCGTCGACGAACTGAAACAGATCGCGGCCGAGACCGACCTCTCCGAGTACGAGTGGGACACGCGCGTCATCGACGTTCCCGTCCTCTACCAGGACGAGTGGACCCACGAGACGCTGATGCGCTTCCGTGACAACCACCAGGACCCCGACGCCACGGACCTGGAGTACTCGGCGCGCATCAACGGCTACGAGACTGCCCAGGACTTCATCGACGCCCATGCCGGTGCCCCACACATGGTGACGATGGTCGGCTTCGTCCCCGGATTACCGTGGTGTTTCCAGATGGTGCCCGAGAGCCGGCAAATCGAGGTGCCGAAGTACGTCCAGCCGCGGACTGACACCCCCTCGCGGGCCGTCGGCTTCGGCGGGGCGTTCACCGCCATCTACCCCGTTCAGGGTGCCGGCGGGTACCAACTCTACGGACGAACGCCCGTCGAGGTGCTCGACGTCGATCAGGAACTGGCCGACTTCGAGGAGTCGATGGTCCTCCCGAACCCCGGTGACATCCTGAACTTCAGGCAGATCGACCGTGAGGAGTACGACGCGATTCGCGAAGGGGTCGAAGACGGGAGCTACCGCTACACGATGGAGGAGGTGGCGTTCTCGCCCGAGGAGTTCTTCGCGGACCCCGATGGGTACAACGAGCGGTTGGTGGAGGTGCTGTACTAA
- a CDS encoding tyrosine-type recombinase/integrase, which produces MSETTADQPVEYFLQDMEYYGRSDRTRAAYRRVLEDFASFLDSRSTGFDEATNRDCMAWIHRQRGQSAESTVATYAAYLHRFYTYMNSVDAFESNPMTLVMEELDERIETNPTRRDLSVREMRAFVGEITHPLDRAIVVTLLKTGMRVGELCNLDVRDLRLPESPAAAEYDLSGRPQLEGRGASLFVSAAPTRGQVTHGERRTDSNKRKRSTVIPVDDELAAVLTEWLAVRPDAHSPADPLFVRTRDHWGSRLSAKAARRVVVNHAENAGWHRTGGGSDENVTPHYFRHFFTTHMRDRTGDRGIVKYLRGDVAGDIIDTYTHNWGNRVRETYEQHVYSLC; this is translated from the coding sequence ATGAGTGAAACGACAGCGGACCAGCCGGTGGAGTACTTCCTCCAGGACATGGAGTACTACGGTCGTTCGGACCGCACGCGGGCCGCATACCGTCGAGTGCTCGAGGACTTCGCGTCGTTTCTCGACTCGCGGTCGACCGGGTTCGACGAGGCGACGAACCGCGACTGCATGGCGTGGATTCACCGCCAGCGGGGCCAGTCGGCCGAGAGCACCGTCGCCACGTACGCGGCGTACCTCCACCGCTTCTACACGTATATGAACTCCGTCGACGCCTTTGAGTCGAACCCGATGACGCTGGTGATGGAGGAACTCGACGAGCGCATCGAGACGAACCCGACACGGCGTGACCTCTCGGTCCGGGAGATGCGGGCGTTCGTGGGTGAGATCACCCATCCGCTCGACCGTGCCATCGTCGTGACACTGTTGAAAACGGGGATGCGTGTCGGAGAGCTCTGTAACCTGGATGTGCGTGACCTGCGACTCCCGGAGAGTCCAGCAGCGGCGGAGTACGACCTCTCTGGCCGCCCACAACTGGAGGGGAGAGGAGCCTCGCTGTTCGTCTCCGCGGCTCCGACCCGTGGGCAGGTCACCCACGGCGAGCGTCGGACGGACTCAAACAAGCGCAAGCGGTCGACGGTCATCCCTGTCGACGACGAACTCGCGGCGGTCCTCACGGAGTGGCTCGCCGTCCGGCCGGACGCTCACTCCCCCGCGGACCCGCTGTTCGTGCGAACGCGCGACCACTGGGGGAGTCGGCTCTCCGCGAAGGCGGCCCGTCGGGTGGTCGTCAACCACGCCGAGAACGCGGGGTGGCACCGGACCGGCGGCGGCAGCGACGAGAACGTCACACCCCACTACTTCCGGCACTTCTTCACCACCCACATGCGCGACAGAACCGGGGACCGCGGCATCGTGAAGTACCTCCGCGGCGACGTCGCCGGCGACATCATCGACACGTACACCCACAACTGGGGCAACCGCGTGCGGGAGACGTACGAACAGCACGTGTACTCGCTCTGCTGA
- a CDS encoding DUF5805 domain-containing protein gives MTDTADDERTRVQTYVPAYQKSVWQEHAEELGMTQSEFVRTMVQAGRRGFLPKSRETTQGTDNSGGASSTANPGGTGVEETVVAILSAEGALGWDQLLTRLTADVEDQLDDALADLQDANRLRYSGRDGGYVLTDE, from the coding sequence GTGACAGACACCGCCGACGACGAGCGGACACGCGTACAGACGTACGTCCCGGCGTATCAAAAATCCGTCTGGCAGGAACACGCCGAGGAACTGGGAATGACACAGAGCGAGTTCGTCCGGACGATGGTCCAGGCGGGCCGACGGGGATTCCTCCCGAAGAGCCGCGAAACCACTCAGGGCACCGACAACTCTGGAGGGGCTTCTTCGACAGCTAACCCCGGGGGTACAGGCGTCGAAGAGACGGTCGTGGCGATCCTCTCGGCGGAGGGTGCGCTCGGTTGGGACCAGCTCCTCACGCGGCTCACCGCGGACGTGGAAGACCAGCTCGACGACGCACTCGCCGACCTTCAGGACGCGAATCGACTCCGATACAGCGGCCGCGACGGAGGCTACGTGCTGACCGATGAGTGA